Below is a window of Longimicrobium terrae DNA.
AAGGGCACGCCCAGCAGCCCGGCGTGGCGCATGGCCCGCTCGCCCGTGCTTTCCACCGTGTAGTCGGTGTCGGAATACAGCTCCAGCGCGCGCCCGGTTTCCCGCGCGCGCGCCACCAGACGCTCCACCGCCTCGCGCGGCAGGGTCGTGGAACGTGTGTCTCCGGACGGCAGGTGCACGACGCTCGCGCCGTTCTGAAAGACGTGCCATCCCTCCGGATCCAGCCGCGCCGCCAGTTCGCGCGCCAGCCCGAACGCCGGCCGCCCCGAGCAGATGGCCAGCCGCGCGCCGCGATCCCGCGCGCGCTCCACCGCCTCCCACACCGCCGGCAGCACGTCGCCGCTGCTCCCCACCAGCGTTCCATCCACGTCCACGCAGATCAGTTCGATCATCCCTCGTCCATTTTTCAGTTTCCGCCACCCCGCGACCAGAGCCGGTCTGGACGCGGGACGACGATCGTCAGCGCGGGGCCTCGGCGGCGCGGCGGGCGCGGGACCCGGCCTCAAAGCGTTCCACGTCCTCGTAGTAGCGCCGCGCGATGTCGGGGCTGGCGGGATTGGTGTACACGTCCGCCCGCGGCTCCGCCACCACGCCGGCGATGATCTCCGCCACCTCTTCCGCCGTCTGCGGCTTCATGGGCCCGGGGTGCGGCCCGCCGGCGATCAGCCCGCCGCGCGCGTTGGCGGCAAACTCCGTCAGCACCACGCCGGGCATCACCAGCGACACGTGAATGCCGGGATGCGCGTCCGCCAGGTCCACGCGCAGGTTGGCGGTCAGCGCGTTCAGCGCCGCCTTAGCCGCGTTGTAGGCCGATCGCGGCGCCGCCAGCGGCACGCGTCCCAGAAAGGAGGAAATGTTGATCAGATGACCCTCGCCGCGCTCGATGAAGTGCGGCACGATGGCCTGCATGCCGTACAGCGCCGAACGGACGTTGATGGTCATCATCTCATCCAGATCCTCATCCGTCACGTCCAGCACGGAACGGGTGATTCCCCGCCCCGCGTTGTTGATCCACACATCCACGCGCCCGAACCGCTCGATGGCCGCGTCGCGCAGCGCCTCCACCTGCGCGCGGACGGTCACGTCCGTCGGCACCACGAGGGTGGATGAACCACTTTCCGCCGCCACCCGCTCCAGTTCCTCCCGCCTGCGCGCGGCGAGGACGACGGACGCGCCCTCCGCGCCCAGCCGCCGGGCCACCGCCGCGCCGATCCCGCCGCTGGCGCCGGTGATCACCACCACGTTTCCGCTCATCCATCCTCCCTGGTGTTGTTGATCACGGTCATGCCGTTCCCGCCATCCGCCGTGCACGCGCCGCGCGGGTTGCGGACGAAGCGCGCGATGTCGCCCAGCACCGGCGCGGAGTTCAGCCGCGGCACGGAGAGGGCCACGGCGATCTCCACGTGCCCCACGCCGCGGTAGGTGATGGCCCGCGCGCAGCCGCCCCGCTCGCGGATGGCCGCCTGCAGCCGCCGCGAATTCTCCACCGAAACCGTGCGGTCGCCCGTGCCGTGCAGCAGAAGCAGCGGCGGCTCCGTTCCGTCGATCAGCGTCAGCGGATACGTGGCCGGCCACCCCTCGCGCGGGCCCATGAGCGCCTGCACGTCCACGTCCGTCCACGTGGTGGCGACCGGCCCCGCGAGCGCGACAAAGCCGCGAACCGCGTTTGCGGGAAGCCCCGCGTCGCGCAGCCAGTGCTCGTCCAGCGCCAGCAGGGCCACGGTGTGCGCGCCGGCGGAGTGGCCCATGACGAACAGGTTGGCGGGATCTGCGCCCAGTTCGCGCGCGTGGTCCCGCGCCCAGCGCACGGACTGCGCGCCGTCCTGGATCCACGCGGGAAACGTCACCGACGGGTACAGGCGATAGTCGGGGACGATGACGATCCACCCGCGGCGCGTCATGCCGTCGGCCAGGAGGCGGTAGTCGCGCTTGCTGCCCTCCTGCCAGCGCCCGCCATACAGCCACACGACGACGGGCGCGCCCGGGCGGACGCGCTTGGGCCGGTACACATCCAGCTTCAGCCGCGGATCGGCGCCGTACGCCACGTCCGCCGTGCGGGTGAAGTGATCGCCCACGAACACGGCTTCCGCCATCCCGCGCACCGAGCACCCCGCCGCGCCCAGCAGCATCGCCCCCACACCCATCGCCCGCGCCGCGGCGGAAATCGAACGCAGCCGCCCTTTGAAGATCCTCATCACCCTTCCGTTCCCGTTCGATCAAACGACGCAGTTCCATCCACACCGTGATGCATCGACCTCGCCTCGCCGGTGCCGCCCGTGCCGCCCTCTCCAGACTGCGAGCTCCGCACGAAAGCCGCCGCCACAGTCCACGAGGTGGACTTCGTGCTTCACCAGCGGCGAATTCATTCGCTCCTGGACAGGCGGCCGCACGAAAACCGCCTTGCGCCCGATGCTCTCCCCACAGTCCGCGCAGGCGGACTTCGCGCCGTTGTTGCCGCGACTTCAGTCGCCCCAGCCAACACAGCCCGCCCCGACCAACTCGCACGCCCCACGCCACCCCGCCAACCACGGCGTCCGCGCACACGAAAAGGCCCGCCCGCCGGTACGGCGAGCGGGCCCCATCATCCATCGAAACCGCGCGGATCAGAGGTGCCAGATGCGCGTCGCGTACTCCTTGACCGAGCGGTCGCTGCTGAAGAACCCGCTGCGCGCCACGTTCAGAATCGCCTTGCGCGTCCAGTCCTGCTGGTCGCCCCACGCAAAGTCCACCTGCTCCTGCGCCTCCACGTACGCATCAAAATCCGCCAGCACCATGTACGGATCGGAGAACAGCAGCCCCTCCACCAGCGGCCGGTACAGCCCGGGGTTCTCCGGCGAAAGCACGCCGCTGAGGATGAAGTCCAGCACCCTGCGGAGCCGCGGGCTGGCCTCGTACTCGGCGCGCGGGTTGTAGCCCGCCGCCTTGCGCGCCTCCACCTCGTCCGCCTTGAGGCCGAAGATGAAGATGTTCTCATCGCCCACGTTCTCGGCGATCTCCACGTTGGCGCCGTCCAGCGTACCGATGGTGAGCGCGCCGTTCAGGGCGAACTTCATGTTCCCCGTGCCCGACGCCTCGTAGCCGGCGGTGGAAATCTGCTCGGAAAGGTCGCTTCCGGGAAAGATCTTTTCCGCCAGCGACACGCGGTAGTCCGGCAGGAACGCCACGCGCAGCAGCCGCGACGCCTTGGGCTCCGCGTTCACCAGCCGCCCCACCGCGTTGGTGAGCTGAATGATGAGCTTGGCCGTCCAGTACGTGGGCGCCGCCTTGCCCCCGAACAGCACGGCGCGCGCGGGCACGTCCAGGTCCGGCGTGTCGCGCAGCATCAGGAAGCTGTCCACGCAGCGCAGGACGTTCATCAGCTGGCGCTTGTACTCGTGCATGCGCTTGATCTGCACGTCCATCATGGACGCGGGATCCACCGGCGTCCCCGTGAGGTCGGTGACGATGCCGGCCAGCCGCGCGCGGTTGCCGGCCTTGATCTGCATCCACCGCTCGCGGAACGCGGCGTCGTCGGCCAGCGGCTCCAGCTCGCGCAGCCGCTCCAGCTGCGTCACCCACTCGTCGCCGATCGCCTCGGTGATGAGTGAGGACAGGCGCGGATTGGCCTTGAGCATCCAGCGGCGCTGCGTGATGCCGTTGGTGACGGAGGTGAAGCGGTCCGGCCACAGCTCGTGGAAATCCTTGAAGATGCTGTCCTTGAGGATTTCCGTGTGCAGCGCCGCCACGCCGTTGGTCGTGTGGCTGCCCACGATGGCCAGGTTGGCCATCCGCAGCCGGTTGCCGGACACGATGGCCATGCGCTCCTCGCGCGCGGCGTCACCCGGAAACTTCTCCAGCACGCGGGCGCGGAAGCGCTTGTCGATCTCGCGGACGATCTCCATCTGCCGCGGCAGCAGCCGGCCGAAGAGATCCGTCCCCCACTGCTCCAGCGCCTCGGGGAGCACCGTGTGGTTGGTGTACGCAAAGGTGCGGCGCGCCAGATCGAACGATTCATCCCACTCCAGCCCGTGGTCGTCCATCAGCAGCCGCATCAGCTCGGGGATGGCGACGGCGGGATGGGTGTCGTTCAGCTGGATCTGCACCTTGTCGGGGAAGTCGTCAAACGTCTTCCGCTCCGTCAGGTACCGGGCGATGATGTCCTGCAGCGTGGCGCTGACGAAGAAGTACTGCTGCTTGAGCCGCAGCTCCTTGCCCGCGCCGGTGTCGTCGGGCGGATACAGGACCTTGGAGATGGTTTCGGTCTGCGTCTTGGCCTCCACCGCGGCGATGTAGTTGCCGCGGATGAAGCCTTCCAGGTCGAACTCCTCCGTCGCCTTGGCCGCCCACAGGCGCAGCGTGTTGACGGTGTTGTTGCAGTAGCCGGGGACGGGGGTGTCGTACGCCATCGCCAGCACGTCGCTGGTGTCCACCCAGTCGAAGTGAACGCGGCCCTCCTCGTCGTGGTGCGCCTGCACGCGGCCCCAGAACTTGACCTTGTACGTGCGGTCCGGGCGGGCGATCTCCCACGGGTTGCCGTCCATCAGCCAGTTGTCCGGCTTTTCCACCTGGCGGCCCTGGTCGTCCAGCGCCTGGCGAAAGATGCCGTGCTCGTAGCGGATGCCGTAGCCCATCCCCGGAAGCTCCAGCGTGGCCATGCTGTCCAGGTAGCAGGCCGCCAGCCGCCCCAGACCGCCGTTGCCCAGCCCGGCGTCGGGCTCGCGGTCCATCAGCTCTTCCAGATTGTAGCCCAGCTCCTCCAGCGCCTCGGCCGTGGCCCCGTCCAGCCCCAGATTGATGAGCGCGTTGCCCAGCGCCCGCCCGATCAGGAATTCGAGCGAGAGATAGTAGACGCGCTTGACGTCGCGGTGCTCGTAGCGCGCGTTGGTGGCGGCCCAGCGGTCGGCCAGGCGGTCGCGCAGCGTCCACGCGGTGGCCATGTACACGTCGCGCTCGGTGGCCGACGCGTTGTCGCGGGCCAGCGTGTAGCGCACGTGCGACTCGATGTCGCGCTTGAGCGCTTCCACGCGGGTGCTGCGGCGGCCGCTTTCCAGAGTCTGCATAGGAGGTCCAGCCGATCGTGTGCGATGTTGGGGCGGGGGCGACGGCGCGGTGCGCGGCGTGCCCCGCTGGGCGGAGGCGTAAAGGTCGGGCCTGCGGAGCGGACACCACATTCGGAACAAATTCTTCCGAATGCAAGGTGTCCGCGGATTCATCCGCGATCTTCCTTGCTCCGGCGGCCCGCGCGGGGACCGCCGCCCCGCCAGATGTTTACTCTTTCGGACGCAGCCCTGTTCCCTGGTACGGCTTGCCGCCGTGGTGAATGGGGCCCAGCACGCGCTTGCCGTAGCCGTTTTCCGGGTCCCGGCCCCGGCGCAGCGCGCGGTCCACCGAGTTTTCGCCGCGGTTGTAGGCGATGACGCCCAGGCGCACGGCGTCGTCGCCCTGCTTCTGGTAGCGCAGAATGTTCTCGCGCAGAAGGCGGAAGCCCAGGCGCAGGTTGGTGTGCGGGTCCATCAGCTCGCGCGTGGTGTCGATTTCCGGGTCCAGCGCGCGGGCGGTGCCGGGCATCATCTGCACCAGGCCGGCGGCGCCGCCCTGCCCCACGGCGCGCGGGTCGAAGACGCTTTCCACGCGGATCAGGCGGAAGCCGAGCTCCGGGTCCAGCCCCGCCTCGGCCGCGGCGTCGTACACCATGTGCGCCATGGTGCGGGTCAGGTGGTAGCGCTCGCTCATGGCCAGCACGGTCAGGTCGCGGTGCGAGCGCGGGCGCTCCACCAGCCGCTCCAGGTTGGGCGTGGACACGAGCGAAGGCGTGCGCGGCACGGGCACGCGCAGTTCGCGCAGCGAGTCCGGCACGCCGCGGCGCGGGGCAAAGCGCTCCGGCACGCTGCCGGAGGTAAGCCCCAGCGCCACGCCTCCGAGCAGAATGAGCGGCAGCGCCAGCAGCACCCATCGGGGGATGCCGGCGAGGCCGTACTGCGTGCGCGCGGGTTGCTGGGCGGGGCCGGTCACGGTCCGTTCCTCCGTTGTCCGATCCGTTCCAATTCAGGGGCGAACTGCGGAGTCCGGCGCAAATCCGGGACCGGAGGGGTGGGGAGGGGACGTAAGTGACGGGGAAATCAGTGCGTTAGTGCGGGGTGCGTTAGTGCGTTAGTGCGTTAGTGCGGGCGGGGGCAGGGATCGGTGTGGGCGCCGGTGGCTCGCGAGGGGCACAGGGGCGACTGAAGTCGCGGCAACAACGGCGCGAAGTCCGCCTGCGCGGACTGTGGGGCAAGTGTGGATCGAGGAGCCGGCGTCAGCGCGGCCGCCTGCCCAGGAGCGAATGAATTCGCCGCTGGATCAGCACGAAGTCCGCCTTCGCGGACTGCGGGGGCGGACTTCGACGGGGGACCGGCGAGGCCTTCTGGTCGACCGGCATTCTCGGCGTGAGTACACCAAGGCGTCGTCGTGAGGACGAACCGCCCCGGCTGTCCGCGTCGCCGATGCGCCGCTCCGCGGACGAGCCTCGCGCGGGGAGGCGCGAGGCGCGTCCGCGGAACTCAGATGACGTACTTGAGGCCGCTGCCGGTGTTGAAGAGGACCACGCTGTCATCCGGGCCAATGGCGCCCGACTCGCGCAGGCGGGCAGCGGCGACGGCCGTGGCCGCACCCTCGGGCGCGCAGAAGATGCCGGTGTCGCGCCCCACGATGGGCGTCCACTCGCGCATCTCCTCGTCCGAAACGGCCAGCGCGGAACCGCCGGAACGACGCACCGCATCCAGAATCAGAAAGTCACCCACGGCGCGCGGCACCCGCAGCCCCGACGCGTACGTGTGCGCATCCCGCCACGGCTCGGCGTACTCCGTCCCCTCCTCGAACGCACGGACGATGGGGGCGCACCCTGCGGCCTGCACCGAAATCATCCGCGGCCGCGCGGACCCGATCCATCCCATCGCCTCCATCTCGTCGAACGCCTTCCACATCCCAACCAGCCCCGTTCCGCCACCAGTGGGATAGATGATGACGTCCGGGAGCGTCCATCCCAGCTGTTCGGCGACCTCGTACCCCATCGTCTTCTTGCCTTCGACGCGGTACGGCTCCTTGAGCGTCGATAGATCGAACCAGCCGTGCTCGCGCACTCCTTCGCCGACACGGGCCGCGCAGTCGGTGATGAGCCCGTCGAACAGTTCCACGTCCGCCCCCAGCGCCAGCATTTCCTGGATGATGGGATGCGGCGTGTCGCGCGGAACCACGACGTGCGCGGCCATCCCGGCGGCGGCGGCGTAGGCGGCGGTGGCGCTCCCCGCGTTGCCGGCCGAGGGGATTGCGACCTCACGGATGCCCAGTTCCGCCGCGCGGCTGATGGCCATGCACAGCCCGCGCGCCTTGAACGAGGCGGTGGGATTCTGCCCCTCGTCTTTGACCCAGCAGCGTCCGATTCCCAGGCGGGTGGCCAGGCGCGGCGTTTCGATCATGGGCGTCCAGCCCTCGCCCAGGCGGACGGCGTGCGCGGGGTTGCGCACGGGGAGGAGTTCGGCGTAGCGCCACAGATCCGCCGAGCGCCCGGCCAGGTCCTCGCGCCGCAGCCGCGCGCCGATGGCGGCCAGGTCGTAGCGCGGGTAGAGCGGCTTTTCGCAGCAGGGAGACAGGCGCTGCAGCGTCTCGCTCTCGTAGCGCGTGCCGCAGCGGGTGCACTCCAGGTGCGTCGCCCCGCCGAACGCGGCGGGCGCGGAGGCCGGGGAAGAGATGTCGGTCATCGAATCAGATTTCGGGAGAAAGCAGCGATTCAGGTTCGGCGGACACGGGCGACTGAAGTCGCGGCAACAACTGCGCGAAGTCCACCTTCGTGGACTGTGGCGGCAGCCCCCGCGCGTGATGCGGAGGCCGGCGTGCGGCGATCACAGTTCCACGGCGCGGTGAACGGTGCCGTCGCGGTGGTGCTGTTCCTGGTTCAGGACGTACTCACGCACGAGTGGCACGTTGCGCTTGGAAACGGAGAACGCGCCGTATCCGCCCTGCCACTTGAAGCGGTCCCCGGGCCGGATCTCGTGGTTGATGAGGTGCGACGACGCGCCTTTCACGCGTCTCGCCAGTTCCGCGGGTGCGATGGTGGACGGCACCCGCACAAGCAGATGCACGTGATCATCCACACCACCGATGGCGATGACATCGCATCCCAGCGCGGCGCATTCCCGCTGAAGACACCCGAACACGCGCTGCCGGATGTCAGCGGTCAGGAACGGATGACGATCCCACGTTGCCCATACCAGGTGAAGAAACAGCTGCGTCCAGGGAGTCCGCATCGTCTCGACAGGGTTGAGGAGGAACGGCATCCGGCGCCCCGCGCGCCGGCCGGCCCCGCAGTCCGCGAAGGCGGACTTTGCGCCGTTGTTGCCGCGACTTCAGTCGCCCCAGCTCTCGCCCGGGCTGAACCCGCGGGCTCAAGACGATCCTCTACCGCCGCGCGGGCCTCGCCGCGATCACGGTTTCCGCCGGGCCGCCGCACGCGGTGCACAC
It encodes the following:
- a CDS encoding SDR family oxidoreductase; the encoded protein is MSGNVVVITGASGGIGAAVARRLGAEGASVVLAARRREELERVAAESGSSTLVVPTDVTVRAQVEALRDAAIERFGRVDVWINNAGRGITRSVLDVTDEDLDEMMTINVRSALYGMQAIVPHFIERGEGHLINISSFLGRVPLAAPRSAYNAAKAALNALTANLRVDLADAHPGIHVSLVMPGVVLTEFAANARGGLIAGGPHPGPMKPQTAEEVAEIIAGVVAEPRADVYTNPASPDIARRYYEDVERFEAGSRARRAAEAPR
- a CDS encoding alpha/beta hydrolase; its protein translation is MRIFKGRLRSISAAARAMGVGAMLLGAAGCSVRGMAEAVFVGDHFTRTADVAYGADPRLKLDVYRPKRVRPGAPVVVWLYGGRWQEGSKRDYRLLADGMTRRGWIVIVPDYRLYPSVTFPAWIQDGAQSVRWARDHARELGADPANLFVMGHSAGAHTVALLALDEHWLRDAGLPANAVRGFVALAGPVATTWTDVDVQALMGPREGWPATYPLTLIDGTEPPLLLLHGTGDRTVSVENSRRLQAAIRERGGCARAITYRGVGHVEIAVALSVPRLNSAPVLGDIARFVRNPRGACTADGGNGMTVINNTREDG
- a CDS encoding glycogen/starch/alpha-glucan phosphorylase, which codes for MQTLESGRRSTRVEALKRDIESHVRYTLARDNASATERDVYMATAWTLRDRLADRWAATNARYEHRDVKRVYYLSLEFLIGRALGNALINLGLDGATAEALEELGYNLEELMDREPDAGLGNGGLGRLAACYLDSMATLELPGMGYGIRYEHGIFRQALDDQGRQVEKPDNWLMDGNPWEIARPDRTYKVKFWGRVQAHHDEEGRVHFDWVDTSDVLAMAYDTPVPGYCNNTVNTLRLWAAKATEEFDLEGFIRGNYIAAVEAKTQTETISKVLYPPDDTGAGKELRLKQQYFFVSATLQDIIARYLTERKTFDDFPDKVQIQLNDTHPAVAIPELMRLLMDDHGLEWDESFDLARRTFAYTNHTVLPEALEQWGTDLFGRLLPRQMEIVREIDKRFRARVLEKFPGDAAREERMAIVSGNRLRMANLAIVGSHTTNGVAALHTEILKDSIFKDFHELWPDRFTSVTNGITQRRWMLKANPRLSSLITEAIGDEWVTQLERLRELEPLADDAAFRERWMQIKAGNRARLAGIVTDLTGTPVDPASMMDVQIKRMHEYKRQLMNVLRCVDSFLMLRDTPDLDVPARAVLFGGKAAPTYWTAKLIIQLTNAVGRLVNAEPKASRLLRVAFLPDYRVSLAEKIFPGSDLSEQISTAGYEASGTGNMKFALNGALTIGTLDGANVEIAENVGDENIFIFGLKADEVEARKAAGYNPRAEYEASPRLRRVLDFILSGVLSPENPGLYRPLVEGLLFSDPYMVLADFDAYVEAQEQVDFAWGDQQDWTRKAILNVARSGFFSSDRSVKEYATRIWHL
- a CDS encoding transglycosylase SLT domain-containing protein; this encodes MTGPAQQPARTQYGLAGIPRWVLLALPLILLGGVALGLTSGSVPERFAPRRGVPDSLRELRVPVPRTPSLVSTPNLERLVERPRSHRDLTVLAMSERYHLTRTMAHMVYDAAAEAGLDPELGFRLIRVESVFDPRAVGQGGAAGLVQMMPGTARALDPEIDTTRELMDPHTNLRLGFRLLRENILRYQKQGDDAVRLGVIAYNRGENSVDRALRRGRDPENGYGKRVLGPIHHGGKPYQGTGLRPKE
- a CDS encoding threonine synthase codes for the protein MTDISSPASAPAAFGGATHLECTRCGTRYESETLQRLSPCCEKPLYPRYDLAAIGARLRREDLAGRSADLWRYAELLPVRNPAHAVRLGEGWTPMIETPRLATRLGIGRCWVKDEGQNPTASFKARGLCMAISRAAELGIREVAIPSAGNAGSATAAYAAAAGMAAHVVVPRDTPHPIIQEMLALGADVELFDGLITDCAARVGEGVREHGWFDLSTLKEPYRVEGKKTMGYEVAEQLGWTLPDVIIYPTGGGTGLVGMWKAFDEMEAMGWIGSARPRMISVQAAGCAPIVRAFEEGTEYAEPWRDAHTYASGLRVPRAVGDFLILDAVRRSGGSALAVSDEEMREWTPIVGRDTGIFCAPEGAATAVAAARLRESGAIGPDDSVVLFNTGSGLKYVI
- the tnpA gene encoding IS200/IS605 family transposase, with translation MRTPWTQLFLHLVWATWDRHPFLTADIRQRVFGCLQRECAALGCDVIAIGGVDDHVHLLVRVPSTIAPAELARRVKGASSHLINHEIRPGDRFKWQGGYGAFSVSKRNVPLVREYVLNQEQHHRDGTVHRAVEL